The DNA sequence TTTAAGCACACATTCTGTTAACAGTAGACTTAGCGCCTGTGATATTGTGATAATTACTGCCAATTTTTGTCTTTAGTTATTTGCATTTTACACATTTAGCACATAGTGACCTATAAGTGATGCAGATAGCCAGGGAGGGGAAGAAGTCATTCCTTTTTAGTCCGAGTCAAGTCTCAAGTAAAAACACTGCAGTCCAAGTCGTCTCGAGTTGTTTGCCCCCAAGTCAAAGTTGAGTCCAAGTTTTTCCATCATTTTTGCTAAGTCACAAGACATCAAATTTGTGACTCGGGTCTAAGTCCAGTTGTGAGTCATGTAGCTTCAGTTCCTACTTATGTCAGTTTTATACCTTTAGTGATTAAAAGTTgctgcagcaaaaacctgcCACAGTACATTGTAGGATATATTCTTTATAAGCAGAGATAGGTTGAAAAGAGAATGTCCACTCATGGTTGTCTTGACAGTTTTTACGTCTGCGTATATGCAAGGAGTGATGCCTGACTTGAGTCATTTGCCCTCAAGTCAAAGTCATTTCAACAGTTTGCGATTTGCTCCACCCCCATACAAACCTGAGCGGGATAAACTATTGGAAGATTAATGGTGGTTGTGTTATTGAGTAACATACCCTGATGGTTGCTTGAGTGATGATCTCGATGCCTTTGTTTCATATGACTGCCTCTAACATCTGAACGAAAGCAGTCcatacatttctcacaaatctgcATGAGACCATGAGACTTTGCTGTAAGGTGAGGCTGCACGGTCAGCCAGGAGCCGCCTCCGGGAAGCACAGGGAACAAGGAAGTGAATATGTTTAGGTTGAATCCATCACAcgattaaaataaaaatcttaaTACGTCGGCCTCGATTGTCATTAACAGATTGCACATCTTCAAAATGCTAAATGGCGCACACAATAGGTGTTTTCTGGTAGAAAGGTGCACGGCACTATTACTCTGAGCGCTGTATGCCTGTCCGGGTAAGGAAAAGAAACAAGAAATCACGCTTTAAATAATGTTTAAGTAATGTTTTAAACTTAATTGCTAATAGTTTCAGTCCTCGGTGTTTTTAATAGAAAGATATTACGGATCGGACAAACATCAATGTACATTTCTTTATGGGAAGAAGTGTTTTCTAAACGTAACGCATATGTTCCGCTGCAGTTAGACTATCCACCCCCCATTTTACTCAACTGCGTCTTCTTCAACGGTAAGTAACAAAGCAGAGATATTCATGGGAAGTTTGAGAAACTTTAACGCTGCAGTTTCGCATTCGTAGTTTTGTTTTTGATGCAGACTCGTAAAGGGCTCCAAGTCTGTAAGGAAGCACCCCAGAAACACATGCGTCCCGAAAACCATCAGCTAGACATCAAGCTTTATAGCGGCATCGCTGGTAATAATAATGCCGTGAGCGAGTTTATTCATCAGTGTGTAAAACCAAGTACGTCTCCCGAGTTTCCTAAACGAGTATCATAGAACGGAGTTAATGAAAAGGTTCaggtttttaatgcagtcttgTCTAGTGGCAGCGTCTTTAGTTTGTTCTGAGCTTGTTAGAttgtgggcttgtttattttacagcatTATCCAAAACTAAGTCTGTTTTTAACAAGCTGGCGTGCTGTTTATAACTAATCACTCGACCATTTTAGTGTCTCCTTATTTGGTGTGTTTCTTCCTGCGTTTCCCCTCGTTCTTCTCGTCCTTCTCGTCATCCCGCTTTTTCTGAATTGATAGTCGAAGCTAAATCCAAATGAGGGTCATGAAACGCAAACTCAAATAGGCTAAGCTTTATGCCCACGATAAAACTTAAAAATGTAACCCATCCAAAATATTAGTCATTTGCCGCGCCAGATTTATGCAGTGTGTGGCGATTCCAtatagcaaaaataatacaagaaATTTAGTTTTAACTGCGGTACATGTATTCACAACGAAACGACTTATGTTTAATTGTTACAAGTTAGCCAAAAATCACTAATGTATGTGCTGTCCAGTAATGAGTTTTCTAAATTAGCTAGTTTGTATTATATAGCTCTGCGTAAATCTCACGCCAAACGAGTCAATACTAGCTAGTAACCTTAACATACTGAACTCACGTTAAATCAGCGTAACTAGTTAGACAATGAAAGTCTCTTCCAATATGTTTAGTAACTGTATGAAACTTCATGgctattgcattgctgtaactGTCCAGTCACAGGCCAATGGCCAAAATGAGCTTTCTGGGAATAAAAGCACACTTATTTAggttatatacattttttccactACAACAGTGACAGTAATGCACATAAGGCATGTTAAGTTAACCTTGGGTTCTTCAATGAACTCTTGCATATAGACATAGAACATTGTTTTCACGTTGCAAGTATATTAATGCCATGAGAGTGTTAATGTTGGTTTTACTGCTTTACCAGAGACAGACTTACTCTCTCGATAGGTGAAGGAGTAGCAGCATGGTGCATCTAATCCTTATCTTCCTGTGGATTGCGGCGCCCATCTCAGGGTGGTACAAACCTAACGCCTCACCCTCTTTGGCCAGTATCCCTTTCCTCACTGTCTGGAATGCCCCAACAGAGCCTTGTAAGTCCAAGTATGGTGTGGACCTGGACCTGGGCATATTTGACATTGCAGTGAATGAGAACCAAACCTTCATGGGTGGAAACATCACCATTTTCTATGAGAGCAAGCTAGGGCTGTACCCATACTACAATGACCAGGGCGTAGCCATCAATGGCGGTGTGCCCCAGAATGCTAGCTTGCAACTCCACTTGCAAGCTGCCTGGGCCAACATCCTGACTGACATCCCCCAGCCTGACTTTTCTGGGTTGGCTGTGGTGGACTGGGAGAGCTGGAGGCCCCTGTGGTCTCGAAACTGGGACTCGAAGAGCATATACTGGGCGGGCTCCAGGTTACTGGTGAGGGCCCGGCATCCAGACTGGAGCCCAGAGCAAGTGGAGGTTGAGGCCCAGAGGGAGTTTGAGGAAGCTGCGCGGGCATTTATGGATGGCACCCTGAAACTAGGCCGTAGCCTTCGGCCTGGGGGGCTCTGGGGTTTCTATGGGTTTCCAGGCTGCTACAACAATCAATATAAGAATGCCACCGCCAACTACACAGGGGTCTGCCCCCAACAGGAAGTGCAGAGGAACGACCAGCTGAACTGGTTGTGGAATATCAGCTCTGCCCTCTACCCTGACATCTACTTGGAGCTGTCGCTGCAGGGCCGGGGGGAGGTCATCCTGCGCTACACCCGCTACCGCGTGCTGGAAGCCCTGAGAGTCGCGAGTCAGGTTTCAGCAGCAGCTCCGCCAGTGCTGCCCTATGCACGCATCGCCTATACCTACTCCCTCAACTTCCTGTCTGAGGCAAGTCAGAGTGAACGCTGACGGCATTTAATCGTGTGAATAATGGGCACACTTCAAACAAAGCTGCCGGTGATCTGCTACAGTGCTGTTCTCGGCTGTTGTGTTCCTTCTCAGACAGTGGCTGATGGTTCTTCGGACTCTCTGTGTCACAGGAGGACCTGGTCCACACCATTGGGGAGAGTGCCGCGCTTGGAGCCGCTGGGGTGGTGCTCTGGGGTGATTCTTATTTTGCCAAATCACAGGTAGGAAGCTGCAGAGACCTACACAAATGACAGGGAACCACCTGTATCTTTGGGGACTTACTTTTGACTCTCTCCAATTCAGACCATTGATTATTTCCCCATGTCAGCAAAGGAGATAAAAATATAGAAAAATTAGTAATGCTTTTTTGGAGCAATAATAATTTTTGGATGCATCTTGTCAAAATTTCTCCAAAAAAATCTCTCTGTTCAGAGGCAGGAGCGTAGCCTGCTGTGCTATAAATGTTTCATTCTGGGATGCCACTTAAGTTGATTAGCTGAACCGGTCTCTCCACAATAATTAAGTTTTCACTGTATCACAATGCATTCCCTGCCAGGAATTTTAATTAATACTGGATTATCTCACTACTGTACAAATGCAGTGCCTAGAAACAAAGGCAGCATCTGTACGGGAATACCAGGCATGCGGCTTCCTGTTATAACGGCTGAAGTGTCTCGGGAGGATGTGATAGTATCAGTCTGCAGACTAGCTGTAAACGCCCAGGTGTCGAATTTACTGCTGACGTCTGCAATGTGTGAAAATGCGACAGAAAGGCCCTGAAATGCCTGTGCTGCGGACCAGCCAGCAGACCGCTGAGCGTCGGACCCTCTGAAGGGGCCCTTACAGTAAAACCTCACATTTATGCCACTCAACCGTAACATCATACACCGatgcaagaaaaagaaaacatattTTCAAAAACCCGTATTAGTGCATTTGAAAAAATAGTGCCACCATTGAAAATATGAATGAAGGAACAGGATATATATCCAGAGAACCATCCTGGATGAGataccagacacacacagactgtaTGAGTAATGTAGAGACACTCTTTTGCTTATCCCATAGGTTTTCAGCCTTTTTTTAAATGAGGGACCCCCAAATAAAGACTAGATCTAGGGACCCCTCTACCCCTAATGCATGAGCAGAGGACATGGGCTTTATTTTTCCCAATAAACCAGTATAGTCACCAGCATGAAGTGGGTTACCCTTTACTCCCATCACCAGTACACAATTCGTCCCACATTAGCTACATTTATATTGTATTGTTTGCAtggttaaacactcccagcagcATCTTAATTTCCCTTTTAAATTCGGAGGAGCTCCCTGATGGGTGCGCCCAGCGGGGGTGGATGACATAAGAACAGATGTGCGTTGACGCACAGTCGCCGCAGCCCGTGTCGACTCTTTAGAGCAGTGGAACAGGACTGCATTGTTCAATTATGTTCTAAAACAAAATGGGGGAAAAGTCATCGCACAGAAAAATCAAAACATGCTTCGAAATTTAAGAAGCGCCCAGCCTTAGCTGGAAGCCACCTGATATGGGTGCTTTATATATACATTTCAATCACTAGatttattaaatattaactTGCGAATGCTACtaattgaaaaaaaatgaacagaaatGTGAAATAAGGTTAAACAAAACACGGAAATTTATTGATCTCTaaggtgcattttttttttgctgttcaacAGCATCCCAAAGAGTTATTGATACACAGCAGTcacaaaaaacaaatattaacaCAGAAGTCCATAATACATTGCAGGTGGTTCAGAGGAGGTCAAGCATGCCTTGTTAACGTGAAAGGTGAATAATTTATTGCTGGTGGATCAGTACGGTAATGAGTCAGAGAGTTGAAATAGTGTCCACTGAATAAAATAAATCTAAAGTATGTATTAAGGAAAGCATTAAGAAAAAATACTACATTCGTATTTTATTCCTTTCATTCATCTATATCACTTATCACAGGGTCTTATGGGTTCAGAACCTGTTTGGTAAACAATGGGTTCCACGTACATTAATATTTAACAAGAATAAAGcaaaaacatcaaacaaaaattagTCTGTGTGTGAAATAGAACACAACTGTAAAGTTAAAGCCAAACTAATGTGTGTAGGGCAGGATACACCCTGAGCAGGATGTCAGACCAGCACTGGGCATCCACATAGTCACAGGGAAAGTA is a window from the Brienomyrus brachyistius isolate T26 chromosome 8, BBRACH_0.4, whole genome shotgun sequence genome containing:
- the hyal1 gene encoding hyaluronidase-1 isoform X1 — encoded protein: MVHLILIFLWIAAPISGWYKPNASPSLASIPFLTVWNAPTEPCKSKYGVDLDLGIFDIAVNENQTFMGGNITIFYESKLGLYPYYNDQGVAINGGVPQNASLQLHLQAAWANILTDIPQPDFSGLAVVDWESWRPLWSRNWDSKSIYWAGSRLLVRARHPDWSPEQVEVEAQREFEEAARAFMDGTLKLGRSLRPGGLWGFYGFPGCYNNQYKNATANYTGVCPQQEVQRNDQLNWLWNISSALYPDIYLELSLQGRGEVILRYTRYRVLEALRVASQVSAAAPPVLPYARIAYTYSLNFLSEEDLVHTIGESAALGAAGVVLWGDSYFAKSQATCIAIKSNLEGTLGRYLVNVTSAAALCSEAVCSARGRCRRRDTFSGAYLHLDPGSWTMVRTVGPHGARWHTLRTRQGNGYVRDMLADFDCLCFPGWGGPRCTEKRS
- the hyal1 gene encoding hyaluronidase-1 isoform X2; the protein is MVHLILIFLWIAAPISGWYKPNASPSLASIPFLTVWNAPTEPCKSKYGVDLDLGIFDIAVNENQTFMGGNITIFYESKLGLYPYYNDQGVAINGGVPQNASLQLHLQAAWANILTDIPQPDFSGLAVVDWESWRPLWSRNWDSKSIYWAGSRLLVRARHPDWSPEQVEVEAQREFEEAARAFMDGTLKLGRSLRPGGLWGFYGFPGCYNNQYKNATANYTGVCPQQEVQRNDQLNWLWNISSALYPDIYLELSLQGRGEVILRYTRYRVLEALRVASQVSAAAPPVLPYARIAYTYSLNFLSEAMADGSSDSLCHRRTWSTPLGRVPRLEPLGWCSGVILILPNHRPPASPSRATWKAPWAATWST